A portion of the Flavobacterium limnophilum genome contains these proteins:
- a CDS encoding cbb3-type cytochrome c oxidase N-terminal domain-containing protein produces the protein MKKLIPAYIRVLVIFFAVFAAMEYFIDSGEKPAFIKFPMVSLFLFVFLFLLIAIEITIKAVDTITYQLLTEEQKAKLAETSNVSFSESSWYKNLMKKLTKSVPIEKEGELLLDHDYDGIRELDNNLPPWWVYSFYACILFAVIYLVRFEIMGADNQEMELKKEMAQAQIDIAEYKKTAPDLMDEKTVTLLTDTEGLAAGKAIFTTNCVACHRADAGGQIGPNLTDDKWILGGGIKNVFHTLVNGGRDGKGMISWKGTLKPKEMQQVASYVLSLKGSNPKDPKAPEGEIWVDENAPKTEASATVTADTTAVKQ, from the coding sequence ATGAAAAAATTAATCCCGGCATATATAAGAGTTCTTGTTATTTTCTTTGCGGTTTTTGCTGCTATGGAATATTTCATTGACTCTGGAGAAAAACCTGCTTTTATCAAGTTTCCAATGGTTTCCCTATTTTTATTCGTGTTTCTTTTTCTATTGATAGCAATTGAAATTACCATTAAGGCAGTTGACACCATTACATATCAATTACTTACAGAGGAACAAAAAGCAAAATTGGCTGAAACTTCAAATGTTAGTTTTAGTGAAAGTAGCTGGTACAAGAATTTGATGAAAAAGCTCACTAAATCAGTGCCAATCGAAAAAGAAGGGGAATTATTATTAGACCACGATTATGACGGTATCAGGGAGTTGGACAACAATTTACCGCCTTGGTGGGTGTATTCCTTCTATGCATGTATCCTTTTTGCGGTAATCTATCTAGTTCGTTTTGAAATAATGGGTGCCGACAATCAAGAAATGGAATTGAAAAAAGAAATGGCTCAAGCCCAAATAGATATTGCCGAATACAAAAAAACGGCTCCAGATTTGATGGATGAAAAAACGGTAACTTTACTCACAGATACTGAAGGACTAGCGGCCGGTAAAGCCATTTTTACCACTAATTGCGTGGCTTGTCACAGAGCAGATGCCGGTGGACAAATTGGGCCAAACTTGACCGATGATAAGTGGATTTTGGGTGGTGGAATTAAAAATGTATTTCACACTTTAGTAAATGGTGGTCGTGACGGAAAGGGAATGATTTCCTGGAAAGGAACATTAAAACCTAAAGAGATGCAGCAAGTAGCCAGTTATGTGTTGTCATTAAAAGGAAGTAATCCTAAAGACCCTAAAGCACCCGAAGGGGAAATTTGGGTTGATGAAAATGCTCCTAAAACGGAAGCTTCGGCTACTGTAACGGCAGATACTACAGCGGTAAAACAATAG
- a CDS encoding FixH family protein produces the protein MKINWGTAIVIAFAIFISFILYFVIHVQSDSKYDNELVVEEYYKHDAKFGDEMARIQNAQDLAQKPVITNTADGITIVFPELFVPENIKGKVVFYRPSNKKFDFEVPLSGSSLNVPKKKLLGGRWNINMEWQYEGKQYLTKEIIYVE, from the coding sequence ATGAAAATTAATTGGGGAACGGCGATTGTAATTGCCTTTGCGATATTTATAAGTTTTATTTTGTATTTTGTAATCCATGTGCAATCGGATTCCAAATACGACAACGAATTGGTTGTGGAAGAATATTACAAGCACGATGCGAAATTTGGTGATGAAATGGCCAGGATTCAAAATGCCCAAGATTTGGCCCAAAAACCGGTAATAACAAATACTGCCGACGGAATTACAATTGTTTTTCCAGAGCTATTTGTTCCAGAAAACATCAAAGGCAAAGTGGTTTTTTATAGGCCTTCCAACAAGAAATTTGATTTTGAAGTTCCTCTTTCTGGTTCTTCTTTGAATGTGCCAAAGAAAAAGTTGTTGGGTGGTCGCTGGAACATTAATATGGAATGGCAATACGAAGGGAAACAATACCTTACAAAAGAAATCATTTATGTTGAATAA
- the ccoG gene encoding cytochrome c oxidase accessory protein CcoG — protein sequence MSKKLDETFRDTIGTIDEEGNRKFIFPKKPSGKFYEYRKWVSYFLLIILIVNPFIKVNGNQFMMFNVLERRFNIFGFPFWPQDFYLFVVFMIVGVVFVILFTVIFGRIFCGWICPQTIFLEMVFRRIEFWIEGDRGAQIRLEKQEWNAEKIRKKTIKWSVFLVISFFIANIFLAYLIGSDDLIKMIEEGPENHVSTLISLFIFTGVFYFIFAWFREQVCIIACPYGRLQGVLLDDKSINVAYDFVRGEKEVGRAKFNKQEDRAASGKGDCIDCKQCVHVCPTGIDIRNGTQLECVNCTACIDECDTIMEGVGLPKGLIRYASEDEIEKNAKFKFTARMKGYSAVLFILVGILIGLLFLRTDVEAVILRLPGQLFQHKGDNISNIYTFKIINKTNNDFNDIHFKLVGIKGNLNVVGEQDLKVPKQGMKSGTLFIEINQYLLENDKTKLKIDVYEGDKKIETSQTNFLSPRSFD from the coding sequence ATGTCAAAAAAACTGGACGAAACGTTTAGAGATACCATCGGAACCATAGATGAAGAAGGAAACAGAAAATTTATTTTTCCCAAAAAACCATCTGGAAAATTTTATGAGTATCGAAAGTGGGTAAGCTATTTCTTGTTGATTATCCTCATTGTGAATCCTTTTATCAAGGTTAACGGCAACCAGTTCATGATGTTCAACGTCTTGGAAAGAAGATTCAATATTTTTGGATTCCCATTTTGGCCTCAGGATTTTTACTTGTTTGTTGTTTTCATGATTGTCGGCGTTGTTTTTGTCATCCTTTTTACGGTCATATTCGGGCGAATATTTTGTGGATGGATTTGCCCCCAAACCATATTTTTGGAAATGGTTTTTCGTAGAATCGAATTCTGGATTGAAGGCGATCGCGGTGCCCAAATTCGTTTGGAAAAACAAGAATGGAACGCCGAAAAAATAAGAAAGAAAACCATAAAATGGTCTGTGTTTCTTGTCATTTCCTTTTTTATTGCCAATATTTTTCTCGCTTACCTCATTGGAAGTGATGATTTAATCAAAATGATTGAGGAAGGCCCGGAAAATCACGTAAGCACCTTAATTTCGCTATTTATTTTTACAGGAGTTTTCTATTTTATTTTTGCATGGTTTAGAGAGCAAGTTTGCATCATTGCATGCCCTTACGGAAGATTGCAAGGCGTGTTATTGGACGATAAATCCATCAACGTGGCCTATGATTTTGTTCGCGGCGAAAAAGAAGTTGGTCGAGCCAAATTCAACAAACAAGAGGATCGGGCAGCATCGGGAAAAGGAGATTGCATAGATTGCAAACAATGTGTACATGTTTGTCCAACGGGAATCGACATTCGTAACGGTACTCAATTAGAATGCGTGAATTGTACGGCTTGTATCGATGAATGTGATACTATTATGGAAGGTGTCGGCTTGCCAAAAGGGTTAATTCGATATGCCTCTGAAGATGAAATCGAGAAAAATGCCAAGTTCAAGTTCACGGCAAGAATGAAAGGCTATTCAGCCGTATTGTTTATCTTGGTTGGAATTTTAATTGGATTGTTGTTTTTGCGAACAGATGTTGAGGCGGTTATTTTGCGACTTCCAGGACAATTGTTCCAACACAAAGGGGATAATATAAGTAATATTTACACGTTCAAGATTATCAACAAAACCAACAATGATTTCAATGACATACATTTCAAATTGGTTGGAATAAAAGGAAACCTAAATGTGGTAGGCGAACAAGATTTAAAAGTGCCTAAACAGGGAATGAAAAGTGGAACTTTGTTTATAGAAATCAACCAGTATCTATTGGAAAATGACAAGACAAAACTGAAAATAGACGTTTATGAAGGAGATAAAAAAATTGAAACTAGCCAGACTAATTTTTTAAGTCCAAGGAGTTTCGATTAA
- a CDS encoding CcoQ/FixQ family Cbb3-type cytochrome c oxidase assembly chaperone, which yields MFEQIKHNMETIAGVAVYPVLSLVIFFAFFVGLGIWVFSYKKEKIKELSELPLK from the coding sequence ATGTTCGAACAAATCAAACACAACATGGAAACTATCGCAGGAGTTGCGGTGTATCCAGTACTTTCATTAGTGATTTTCTTTGCCTTTTTTGTGGGACTTGGCATCTGGGTGTTTTCATATAAAAAAGAAAAAATCAAAGAATTAAGTGAGCTTCCTTTGAAATAA